In Montipora capricornis isolate CH-2021 chromosome 4, ASM3666992v2, whole genome shotgun sequence, a single genomic region encodes these proteins:
- the LOC138045918 gene encoding uncharacterized protein, translating into MKKVCSGTRCDEGIKWFTQLSDKAKATKTHFYWAMRNNDGTAAGFQQYLLNIVDHYQGKHDLCHQDSRCKHAGYICSKKEVSDPKAVDAYRTAIMKITIYKNPSDYLLCRDTFYIESFHVVVLIYAPKRIHFGDDTYEMRVSLAILDWNENVGRDVYSVQYYQHSRHPGRMAPTRVLRPKTFAFREAIWHTLFERNKISAAPLTL; encoded by the exons ATGAAAAAGGTATGCAGTGGTACGCGTTGTGATGAAGGTATCAAATGGTTCACACAACTGTCTGACAAAg CAAAAGCCACCAAAACTCACTTTTACTGGGCCATGAGGAACAATGATGGCACAGCAGCTGGATTTCAGCAGTATCTGTTAAATATTGTGGACCATTATCAG GGAAAACATGACTTGTGTCACCAAGACTCCAGGTGCAAGCATGCCGGTTACATCTGTAGCAAAAAGGAAGTGTCTGATCCGAAAGCTGTGGATGCATACAGGACTGCAATAATGAAGATCACAATCTATAAGAATCCATCAGATTACCTCCTG TGCCGAGACACCTTTTACATAGAGTCCTTCCATGTTGTTGTGCTCATATATGCCCCCAAGAGGATTCATTTTGGAGATGACACATATGAGATGAGAGTGTCTCTTGCCATATTGGATTGG AATGAGAATGTTGGTCGAGATGTTTATTCAGTGCAATATTATCAGCATTCGAGGCATCCTGGGAGAATGGCTCCCACCAGAGTTCTGCGACCAAAGACCTTTGCATTCAGAGAGGCAATATGGCATACATtgtttgaaagaaacaaaatatctgCTGCTCCACTTACATTGTGA